In one window of Candidatus Scalindua sp. DNA:
- a CDS encoding DUF465 domain-containing protein, whose translation MPLSHHPLVKQFPEHKDKIHELKMTNNHFADLMKKYEDTDKHIFRIESDEEPSGDEYLRELKKKRLQLTDEIFSLIKGV comes from the coding sequence ATGCCATTATCTCATCATCCATTAGTTAAGCAATTTCCTGAGCATAAAGATAAGATTCATGAATTGAAAATGACTAATAATCACTTTGCAGATTTAATGAAAAAATATGAAGATACCGATAAGCACATTTTTCGAATTGAAAGTGATGAGGAGCCTTCAGGTGACGAATATCTCCGGGAACTAAAGAAAAAACGTCTCCAGCTCACCGATGAAATCTTTAGCCTGATCAAAGGAGTATAA
- a CDS encoding CAAX prenyl protease-related protein — protein sequence MSTDSKNRNLSACYLNSMSLISTVFKNAWFPRVFPFLLFIWFLAIERLITLLSRHYDFMQPVAEYDGYFMYPVKTVVVAVVLLLFWNRYTEVDIKQAFSWKNLSIGFVAGIVVFVLWINMDRGFAVIGRPEGDNLLLAGPPIVAYLMISFRLFGAAVVVPVFEEIFWRSFIIRYLIDPKFENVPVGKFTWPSFIISSVLFGFEHNLWLAGIVAGIAYCLVLYYTKSLGTAILSHGVTNLLLGIYVLSTGNWHFW from the coding sequence ATGAGCACTGATTCAAAAAACCGTAATCTTTCAGCTTGTTATCTCAATTCTATGTCATTGATCTCCACTGTTTTTAAGAATGCATGGTTTCCAAGGGTGTTTCCCTTTCTCTTATTTATCTGGTTCCTTGCTATTGAGAGGTTGATAACTCTCCTTTCCCGGCACTATGATTTCATGCAGCCCGTTGCCGAGTACGATGGATATTTCATGTATCCTGTAAAAACAGTGGTTGTTGCGGTTGTGCTGCTGCTTTTCTGGAATCGATATACTGAAGTGGATATAAAGCAGGCTTTTTCGTGGAAAAACCTGTCTATTGGATTTGTAGCTGGAATTGTTGTCTTTGTCCTCTGGATCAACATGGATAGGGGGTTTGCAGTAATAGGGAGACCTGAGGGAGATAATCTCCTTCTTGCGGGGCCACCAATTGTTGCTTACCTCATGATATCATTCAGACTCTTTGGGGCTGCCGTCGTGGTTCCGGTATTTGAAGAGATATTCTGGAGATCATTTATTATCCGTTACCTCATCGATCCGAAATTTGAGAATGTTCCAGTGGGGAAGTTTACATGGCCGTCTTTTATCATATCTTCCGTTCTCTTTGGTTTTGAGCATAATCTCTGGCTGGCCGGGATCGTGGCAGGAATTGCATACTGCCTTGTCCTCTACTATACAAAGAGCCTTGGCACCGCTATTTTATCACATGGTGTGACTAACCTGCTTCTCGGGATTTACGTTCTTTCAACCGGTAATTGGCACTTCTGGTGA
- a CDS encoding matrixin family metalloprotease codes for MVKIKFCIVVCVFAYTFFFSTMSSVCAYSLSPTTPGKWGGLGPGTSGGTVTWSLMPGGVDLSDEGSGHSVAMSSFMPDGFRSLIQLAFSAWSDVADITFVESLDGGEAFNSEVGSSDIRIGGHLFDGWGGILAHGYFPPSNGYTAAGDIHFDIDETWDLTDEGFGFNSFRVMTHEIGHAIGLAHESNVDALMNPFYSEAAPPGLLADDIAGIQHLYGVSAVVPVPEPATIMLFAIGLVGAVGLMTRESKK; via the coding sequence ATGGTTAAGATAAAGTTTTGCATTGTTGTCTGCGTCTTTGCTTATACATTTTTCTTCAGCACCATGAGTTCAGTCTGTGCCTATTCTTTGAGTCCGACGACACCGGGAAAATGGGGTGGTCTCGGGCCCGGTACTTCGGGCGGAACGGTTACCTGGAGCCTCATGCCTGGAGGTGTTGACCTTAGTGACGAAGGTAGTGGTCACAGTGTCGCGATGAGCTCCTTTATGCCAGACGGCTTTCGCTCCTTGATACAATTGGCTTTTTCTGCCTGGTCGGATGTTGCAGACATTACCTTTGTAGAGAGTCTCGATGGTGGAGAGGCTTTTAATTCAGAAGTCGGTTCGAGCGATATACGGATCGGTGGTCATCTCTTTGATGGATGGGGTGGTATTTTGGCTCATGGGTATTTCCCGCCTTCTAACGGATATACAGCTGCGGGTGATATTCATTTTGATATTGATGAAACGTGGGATCTGACTGATGAGGGTTTCGGGTTTAATTCCTTTCGAGTGATGACTCATGAGATCGGCCATGCTATAGGTTTAGCTCATGAGTCTAATGTTGACGCATTAATGAATCCTTTTTATTCTGAAGCGGCACCTCCGGGGCTCTTGGCTGATGATATAGCCGGTATACAACACCTTTATGGTGTATCGGCTGTGGTTCCGGTACCGGAACCCGCAACAATCATGCTTTTTGCCATTGGCCTGGTTGGCGCTGTTGGTCTCATGACCAGAGAGAGTAAAAAATGA